A single genomic interval of Bacillus sp. es.036 harbors:
- the phoU gene encoding phosphate signaling complex protein PhoU produces MVVRENFQEQLDEIKTKLLELGSLAQVAVDDAITALKNQDVDKALEIIDNDYKINRLEEEINETAIWLIAKEQPLATDLRRLISALKITTDVERVGDLAVNIAKSIIRIGDKPFVKPIEEIPALAQKANNMLKEVLASFYDEDVNQAMAVADADDEIDNMYGRLVKELLELMTEHPESVSQIQQLSFICRYVERIGDHCTNISESVIYVVKGKRYDLNA; encoded by the coding sequence ATGGTAGTAAGAGAAAATTTCCAAGAACAATTAGATGAAATAAAGACTAAGCTTCTTGAACTAGGCTCTTTAGCGCAGGTGGCGGTTGATGATGCGATTACTGCATTAAAGAATCAGGATGTTGATAAAGCACTTGAAATTATTGATAATGATTATAAAATTAACCGCCTCGAGGAAGAGATTAACGAAACAGCGATTTGGTTAATCGCGAAGGAGCAGCCGCTTGCAACCGATCTAAGAAGACTTATTTCTGCATTGAAAATAACAACGGACGTTGAGCGCGTTGGCGATCTTGCTGTTAATATTGCTAAGTCAATTATTCGAATCGGGGACAAACCTTTTGTTAAACCGATTGAAGAAATTCCAGCATTAGCTCAAAAAGCGAATAATATGTTAAAGGAAGTGCTTGCTTCCTTTTATGATGAAGATGTGAATCAGGCAATGGCTGTTGCGGATGCTGATGATGAAATTGATAACATGTACGGACGTCTGGTAAAAGAACTACTTGAATTGATGACAGAACATCCTGAAAGTGTTAGCCAAATTCAACAGCTTTCTTTTATCTGCCGCTATGTAGAACGTATTGGAGACCATTGCACAAATATTTCAGAAAGCGTGATCTACGTTGTGAAAGGGAAGCGCTACGACCTAAATGCTTAA
- the pstB gene encoding phosphate ABC transporter ATP-binding protein PstB, producing the protein MKTVMDEKKVVKAPRSEEQIKEKDSVYSIQNFNLWYGKDQALKDIKFDIPEKQVTAIIGPSGCGKSTFIKALNRMVEMVPIVKMSGDINYRGKNIFENKYKVEDLRTKVGMVFQKPNPFPKSIYENVVYGPKIHGIKNKKVLDEIVEKSLKGAALWEEVKDRLNENAYGLSGGQQQRLCIARCLAIEPDVILMDEPTSALDPISTLKVEELVQELKKDFSIIIVTHNMQQAARISDKTAFFLNGEVVEFSDTNQLFSNPTDKRTEDYITGRFG; encoded by the coding sequence ATGAAAACAGTTATGGATGAAAAGAAAGTCGTAAAAGCTCCGCGGTCAGAAGAACAGATAAAAGAAAAAGATTCTGTATATAGCATTCAGAATTTTAATTTATGGTACGGAAAAGACCAGGCTCTAAAAGATATTAAATTCGATATTCCAGAAAAACAGGTAACAGCCATTATCGGGCCATCCGGTTGTGGTAAATCCACGTTTATTAAAGCTCTTAATAGAATGGTCGAAATGGTACCAATTGTAAAAATGTCTGGTGATATTAACTATCGTGGGAAAAACATTTTTGAGAACAAATACAAAGTAGAAGATTTGCGCACAAAAGTGGGAATGGTTTTCCAAAAGCCGAATCCATTTCCAAAATCAATCTATGAAAATGTCGTTTATGGTCCTAAAATTCACGGCATTAAAAACAAAAAAGTACTTGATGAAATTGTCGAAAAAAGCTTAAAAGGTGCAGCACTTTGGGAAGAAGTAAAAGATCGTCTAAACGAAAATGCTTACGGTTTATCTGGTGGTCAGCAACAGCGCCTTTGTATCGCTCGCTGTCTCGCAATTGAGCCTGATGTTATCTTGATGGATGAGCCAACATCTGCGCTTGATCCAATCTCTACCCTTAAAGTAGAAGAACTTGTTCAAGAATTAAAGAAAGATTTCAGTATTATTATCGTAACGCACAACATGCAACAAGCAGCTCGTATCTCTGATAAAACGGCCTTTTTCTTAAACGGTGAAGTCGTAGAGTTTTCTGATACGAACCAGTTATTTTCTAATCCTACAGATAAGCGAACAGAAGACTATATTACAGGCCGTTTCGGTTAA
- the pstA gene encoding phosphate ABC transporter permease PstA, with amino-acid sequence MQLVDQAKVKSKMQTRLAQNKILKGIFFGATMLALVVLVILLYRIFTQGIGYLDFQFFQNFASRFPEKAGIKAAFFGTLWMMAVIAPVALTIGVGTAIYLEEYAKKNKFTTFIQINISNLAGVPSIVFGLLGLTVFVRMLEMGRSVLAGGLTMSLLILPIIVVAAQEAVRSVPKELREASYAMGATKWQTIKKVVLPAAIPGILTGGILALSRAIGETAPLLMIGALTFVAYLPENFLSGFTVMPIQIFNWTSRPQTEFHDVAAAGIIVLLAMLLIMNSIAVLIRNKFSKRL; translated from the coding sequence ATGCAATTAGTAGATCAGGCAAAAGTAAAAAGTAAAATGCAAACCAGACTGGCACAAAATAAGATTCTTAAAGGAATCTTCTTTGGAGCAACAATGCTAGCACTCGTAGTGCTTGTTATCTTGTTATATCGGATATTCACTCAAGGGATTGGCTACTTAGATTTTCAGTTCTTTCAAAATTTTGCATCTCGATTCCCTGAAAAAGCAGGAATTAAAGCAGCATTTTTCGGTACTTTATGGATGATGGCAGTGATTGCTCCAGTCGCACTTACAATTGGAGTTGGAACCGCGATTTATCTTGAAGAATATGCAAAAAAAAATAAGTTTACAACGTTTATTCAAATAAATATTTCCAATTTAGCAGGTGTCCCTTCGATTGTTTTTGGTTTACTTGGACTAACTGTATTTGTTCGGATGTTGGAAATGGGGCGAAGTGTTCTTGCCGGTGGTTTGACGATGAGTTTATTAATTTTGCCTATTATCGTTGTTGCTGCTCAAGAGGCTGTACGTTCGGTTCCAAAAGAGCTTCGAGAGGCTTCTTATGCGATGGGTGCTACGAAATGGCAAACAATCAAAAAGGTTGTATTACCTGCAGCAATCCCCGGGATTTTAACAGGAGGAATTCTTGCTTTATCACGCGCAATCGGTGAAACAGCACCACTACTTATGATTGGTGCATTAACGTTTGTTGCCTACTTGCCTGAGAATTTCTTGTCCGGATTTACTGTTATGCCGATCCAGATTTTCAACTGGACGAGTCGTCCGCAAACGGAATTCCACGATGTAGCAGCAGCAGGTATTATCGTACTTCTCGCAATGTTGCTCATTATGAATTCAATTGCTGTCTTAATTCGAAATAAGTTTTCTAAAAGACTGTAG
- the pstC gene encoding phosphate ABC transporter permease subunit PstC, with the protein MQSSVRQMIKDKKEKNQSRAKFMEKLVPGLLLLCAIISVLTTLGIVFTLIVETITFFNRVSIIEFFTNKDWYPFFGDNPDYGIWPLISGTLMITGIAMLVAIPLGLAAAIYLSEYASDSVRRIIKPILEVLAGIPTIVYGFFALTFVTPVLQNIIPSLPIFNALSPGIVVGIMIIPMVASLSEDAMSSVPNAIREGALGLGATRFEVAVKVVLPAALSGIIASFVLAISRAIGETMIVTVAGGATPKLTLDVTESIQTMTSYIVQVSLGDAGYGTTIYYSIYAVGMTLFLFTLIMNLIAQYISRRFREEY; encoded by the coding sequence ATGCAAAGCTCTGTTCGTCAGATGATTAAAGACAAAAAAGAGAAAAATCAATCACGAGCGAAGTTTATGGAGAAACTTGTACCGGGCTTATTGCTTTTATGTGCAATTATCTCTGTATTAACAACGCTTGGTATTGTTTTTACATTGATTGTAGAAACAATTACGTTTTTCAACCGTGTTTCAATTATTGAATTCTTTACGAATAAAGATTGGTACCCGTTTTTTGGAGACAACCCTGATTATGGAATCTGGCCACTGATTTCTGGAACATTAATGATTACCGGGATCGCCATGCTCGTTGCCATTCCATTAGGATTAGCAGCAGCCATTTATTTGAGTGAATATGCAAGTGATAGCGTTAGAAGAATCATTAAGCCGATTCTGGAAGTATTAGCAGGTATTCCTACGATTGTATATGGTTTCTTTGCTTTAACTTTTGTTACACCAGTTCTACAAAATATTATTCCGAGTCTTCCTATTTTCAACGCATTGAGCCCCGGTATCGTTGTAGGGATTATGATTATTCCTATGGTTGCATCTCTCTCAGAGGATGCGATGAGTTCTGTACCCAACGCAATTCGAGAAGGTGCACTCGGACTTGGCGCTACACGATTTGAGGTTGCTGTGAAAGTAGTTCTACCAGCTGCATTATCAGGAATTATTGCATCTTTTGTACTTGCGATTTCAAGAGCAATCGGTGAAACAATGATCGTAACAGTCGCAGGTGGTGCAACACCAAAACTTACTCTAGATGTAACGGAGTCTATACAGACAATGACATCTTATATTGTGCAGGTAAGTCTAGGGGATGCTGGTTATGGAACGACAATTTACTACAGCATTTATGCTGTTGGGATGACGCTCTTCCTTTTCACACTTATCATGAACCTTATCGCGCAATATATTTCTCGTAGATTCAGGGAGGAATACTAA